The following coding sequences are from one Deltaproteobacteria bacterium window:
- a CDS encoding TetR/AcrR family transcriptional regulator has protein sequence MDSDSPDVAPPAPRKFVQDRSRRTYEALVDAAFRVFADKGLEDAQTPDIAAAAGVSVGTFYRYFADKRAAFLEVARRYLEEGERAVMSQLSADNLAGKQRRATIDHTLEVLIDQCLRSPRLEAVLTSAALRDPEIARLRARMENSSCAKLAELIRAATTRDQCPDPDATARVVHTAVVENAVRIAGLRGDTGISRERALAALGALVRRTVFGSDPDDE, from the coding sequence GTGGATTCAGATTCACCGGACGTCGCGCCCCCGGCCCCGCGCAAGTTCGTCCAGGACCGGTCGCGCCGGACCTACGAAGCCCTGGTCGACGCGGCCTTCCGAGTCTTCGCCGACAAGGGTCTCGAAGACGCGCAGACTCCCGACATCGCGGCCGCCGCCGGCGTGAGCGTCGGTACCTTCTACCGCTACTTCGCCGACAAGCGGGCGGCCTTCCTCGAGGTCGCGCGCCGCTACCTCGAGGAGGGGGAGCGCGCGGTGATGAGCCAACTGTCCGCCGACAACCTCGCGGGAAAACAGCGCCGCGCGACAATCGACCACACGCTCGAAGTGTTGATCGATCAGTGCCTGCGCAGCCCGCGACTCGAAGCCGTGCTCACCAGCGCAGCGCTGCGCGACCCGGAGATCGCCCGTCTGCGCGCGCGCATGGAGAACTCGTCGTGCGCGAAACTCGCCGAGTTGATCCGCGCGGCCACGACGCGCGACCAGTGTCCCGATCCCGATGCGACCGCACGCGTGGTCCACACGGCGGTCGTGGAAAACGCCGTCCGCATCGCCGGACTGCGCGGCGACACCGGCATCTCGCGCGAGCGGGCGCTCGCGGCGCTCGGGGCGCTCGTGCGACGGACCGTGTTCGGCTCCGATCCCGATGACGAGTGA
- a CDS encoding ferritin-like domain-containing protein, with the protein MSQPAAVNGLDIETLEVKLDTIYNWGYEQARQDLRQLYTKAKRHQWIPEDTLPWDTDVDPERPNGPPELFPLAGADLYTAMSEREQARLNHEVTAWVLSQFLHGEQGALLATAQIVNAVPGYSAKLYGATQVVDEARHVEVYDRYLREKIEIVYPCNQHLRTLLDIILKDGRWDMKFLGMQIMVEGLALSAFAMIHQTTTEPLLRELTRYVMQDEARHVAFGVLSLRSFYDEMPEAERRDREDFVYEAARLMRDRFLFQEVWEKTGLPVQECMDITLHNEGQKMFRGLLFSKIVPAVKKIGLLSDTTRQRFAELGILHYETWQDPAEAELADVTADAPG; encoded by the coding sequence ATGTCCCAACCCGCCGCCGTCAACGGCCTCGACATCGAGACGCTCGAAGTCAAGCTCGACACCATCTACAACTGGGGCTACGAGCAGGCGCGGCAGGATCTGCGCCAGCTGTACACCAAGGCGAAACGTCACCAGTGGATCCCCGAGGACACGCTGCCGTGGGACACGGACGTGGACCCGGAGCGGCCCAATGGGCCACCCGAGCTGTTTCCGCTCGCCGGCGCGGACCTCTACACCGCGATGTCGGAGCGGGAGCAGGCGCGCCTCAACCACGAGGTGACGGCGTGGGTCCTGTCGCAGTTTCTGCACGGCGAGCAGGGGGCGCTGCTGGCCACGGCGCAGATCGTCAACGCCGTGCCCGGCTACAGCGCGAAGCTCTACGGCGCGACGCAGGTCGTCGACGAGGCGCGCCACGTCGAGGTCTACGACCGCTACCTGCGCGAGAAGATCGAGATCGTCTACCCGTGCAACCAACACCTCCGCACGCTGCTCGACATCATCTTGAAAGACGGCCGGTGGGACATGAAGTTCCTCGGCATGCAGATCATGGTGGAGGGATTGGCGCTGTCCGCGTTCGCGATGATTCACCAGACGACCACCGAGCCGCTGCTTCGCGAGCTGACGCGCTACGTGATGCAGGATGAGGCGCGGCACGTGGCGTTCGGCGTGCTGTCGCTGCGGTCGTTCTACGACGAGATGCCGGAAGCGGAACGCCGAGACCGCGAGGACTTCGTGTACGAAGCGGCGCGGCTGATGCGAGACCGGTTCCTGTTTCAGGAGGTGTGGGAAAAGACCGGCCTTCCCGTTCAGGAGTGCATGGACATCACGCTGCACAACGAGGGACAGAAGATGTTTCGCGGGCTCCTGTTTTCGAAAATCGTCCCGGCCGTCAAGAAGATCGGGCTGCTGAGCGACACGACCCGACAGCGGTTCGCCGAACTCGGCATCCTCCACTACGAGACGTGGCAAGACCCGGCGGAGGCCGAGCTGGCCGACGTCACCGCCGACGCGCCGGGGTAG